Proteins from a genomic interval of Chryseobacterium indologenes:
- a CDS encoding TolC family protein — protein sequence MKNLIFLLFVGFFPAQQTWNLQQCLDYASTHHPLIKQATVTVTKNDQMVKSSKGMLLPSAEAGVRRDYSFGSSINQTSNQREALNTQYDQFYAQADWGLFNWKNILNISLSRLNKETSAYQLKQARNKVKLDVVQKFFAYQNSKSLLEVLETQISGIKDQILRTEKEVEIGNRPKSDVYDIKANLGTLQEQWVSAKNQRDQTKINLINALSVTHDSLDFIMNDESLSDAEFNDPDFTQKLLHKNPAYQAAIAEMKAQEKREDIAKAGYLPTLDGRYRWSTFYNKVLGKDNVSDKSFSDQFAQNKNHFLSLGISIPVFNKLQVKTNVEIAKLNVISSRYDRDLIINDLTQSINSIRAQFLNAREKYNLLDSNFENQRLSFQKSEEKYREGLIDAYAFFVVRNGWLQANYNLISSKNDLIQQKELLKILESGL from the coding sequence ATGAAAAATTTAATTTTTCTGTTGTTTGTTGGCTTCTTTCCGGCCCAGCAAACATGGAACCTGCAACAATGTCTGGACTACGCATCAACCCATCATCCGTTGATTAAACAGGCAACAGTGACCGTTACAAAAAATGATCAGATGGTCAAAAGCTCAAAAGGAATGCTATTGCCTTCCGCAGAAGCAGGAGTGAGACGTGACTACAGTTTCGGATCTTCCATCAACCAGACCAGTAATCAGAGGGAAGCTTTGAATACACAATATGACCAGTTCTATGCCCAGGCAGATTGGGGGCTTTTCAACTGGAAGAATATCCTGAATATTTCGCTTTCAAGACTGAATAAAGAAACCAGTGCCTATCAGCTTAAACAGGCTCGGAATAAGGTGAAACTAGATGTTGTTCAGAAATTTTTTGCCTACCAGAACAGCAAAAGTTTACTTGAAGTACTGGAAACCCAGATTTCCGGGATAAAGGATCAGATCCTGAGAACCGAAAAGGAAGTAGAGATCGGAAATCGTCCTAAAAGCGATGTATATGATATTAAAGCCAATCTCGGGACATTGCAGGAGCAGTGGGTGTCGGCTAAAAATCAACGTGACCAGACGAAAATTAATCTGATCAACGCGTTGTCAGTTACCCATGATTCTCTGGATTTTATCATGAATGATGAAAGTCTTTCCGACGCAGAATTCAATGATCCTGATTTTACTCAAAAATTACTGCATAAAAATCCTGCATATCAGGCAGCAATAGCGGAAATGAAGGCACAGGAAAAAAGAGAAGATATTGCAAAAGCAGGCTATCTACCAACCTTAGACGGCAGATACAGATGGTCGACCTTTTATAATAAAGTACTTGGAAAAGACAATGTATCAGACAAAAGCTTCTCGGATCAGTTTGCCCAGAACAAAAATCATTTTTTGTCTTTAGGGATAAGTATTCCTGTTTTTAATAAGCTGCAGGTGAAAACCAATGTGGAAATAGCAAAACTGAATGTTATCAGTTCCCGGTATGACAGGGATCTGATCATAAATGACCTTACGCAAAGTATCAATTCGATCAGGGCACAGTTTTTAAATGCCCGGGAAAAATATAATCTGCTGGATTCCAATTTTGAGAATCAGAGACTCTCATTTCAGAAATCTGAGGAAAAATACAGGGAAGGGCTTATTGATGCCTATGCCTTTTTTGTAGTCCGGAACGGCTGGCTTCAGGCCAATTATAATCTGATCAGCAGCAAAAATGATCTGATCCAGCAGAAAGAACTCCTGAAAATACTGGAATCAGGATTGTAA
- a CDS encoding DUF4249 domain-containing protein yields the protein MKNTFYIILSLFLMTSCQKEIDLDLDDQSGKIVIEGNVTDQAGPYIVRITKSVAFTQQNQYPAVEGAQVILSDNTGQTEILQYMGNGRYQTTTFVGAAGRTYTLKVQAEGQQYTAQSTMPQPVDFEGLAQDSFQFGSKTSYTLLPIFTDPAVLGNRYLFSYTINNLSKKYINVFSDNLNNGMLNQRPLILPNDDNDDADHEVKAGDTIHVEMQSIDNNIFTFYSALLDMSGPGGGVTPANPPSNISNGALGYFSAHTQSVQSFVIQ from the coding sequence ATGAAAAATACTTTTTATATTATATTATCGCTGTTTTTAATGACCTCATGCCAGAAAGAAATCGACCTCGATCTTGATGATCAGAGCGGAAAAATAGTGATTGAAGGAAATGTAACGGATCAGGCAGGTCCTTACATCGTCAGAATTACCAAATCCGTAGCATTTACACAACAGAATCAGTATCCTGCCGTGGAAGGGGCACAGGTTATTTTAAGTGATAATACCGGCCAGACCGAGATTTTACAGTATATGGGAAATGGCCGGTATCAAACTACAACATTTGTAGGAGCAGCAGGAAGAACCTATACATTGAAAGTACAAGCCGAAGGCCAGCAGTACACCGCTCAGAGCACTATGCCACAGCCTGTAGATTTTGAAGGCCTTGCACAGGATTCTTTCCAGTTCGGAAGTAAAACGAGTTATACCCTTTTGCCTATTTTTACTGACCCGGCGGTATTAGGGAACCGTTATCTGTTTTCTTACACGATCAATAATTTGTCGAAAAAATATATTAACGTGTTTTCAGACAACCTTAATAACGGAATGCTTAACCAGCGTCCTCTCATCCTTCCCAATGATGATAATGACGATGCAGATCATGAAGTGAAGGCCGGAGATACTATCCATGTTGAGATGCAAAGCATTGATAATAATATTTTCACTTTTTACAGTGCTCTGTTGGATATGTCGGGTCCTGGAGGTGGGGTTACTCCTGCCAACCCTCCCAGCAATATCAGCAATGGGGCTTTGGGATATTTCTCGGCTCATACACAGAGCGTACAAAGCTTTGTGATTCAATAA
- a CDS encoding TonB-dependent receptor — protein sequence MQTSFLKITAATAALCFSTFVLAQQTYSVSGTIKDKKNGELLIGVAVKVSEDPSINVVANEYGFYSLSLPEGNYTLIISNPGYKDFEQQIKVDQNIKMDLPLLPQEQISKSIDEVVITGIKKDKNLTSAQMGTETLSIKNIEKLPVLFGEKDVMKTIQLLPGIKSNGEGSSGFSVRGGATDQNLILLDEAPVYNASHLLGFFSTFNSDALKDVSIIKGNSPAQYGGRLSSVLDVKMKDGNNQDYNINGGIGLISSRLSVEGPIQKEKSSFIVSGRRTYADLFLKTSNDYKDNKLYFYDLNLKANYQLNENNRLYLSGYFGRDVLGLGNTFSTDWGNTTATLRWNSIINSKLFSNTSFIYSNYDYKVSLKSNDNNFGLNSKIQDWNLKQDFTWFAGNKHSVRFGLQSIYHTITPSSASGTSVSSFPRNTRKSWENALYINDDFKATEKLTVNYGARLSMFSILGGDTFNTYNNGVLTDSRYIEKGKFGKTYVNIEPRITANYRINEVSSIKAGYSRNTQNLHLLSNSSSGNPTDQWIGSSLTVKPEIADQVSLGFSRNFNNNNYEVNAEVYYKSMQNQIDFKNGAQITFDTAADVESELLFGKGRAYGLELIAKKKSGKLTGWISYTLSKTERKINGINDNQWYNARMDKTHDLSIVATYQLNPKWSFSGLFVYSTGNAVTFPTGKYQLNGQTVFQYSTRNADRMPAYHRMDLSATYEPSSNKRFRGSWTFGIYNLYGRENAYTITFEDNPNNPGTTRAMQTSLFRWVPNITYNFKF from the coding sequence ATGCAAACATCCTTTTTAAAAATCACCGCAGCCACTGCTGCGCTCTGTTTCAGTACTTTTGTGCTTGCCCAGCAAACCTATTCTGTAAGCGGAACCATAAAAGATAAAAAAAATGGCGAGCTCCTGATCGGGGTTGCTGTAAAAGTAAGTGAAGATCCCTCGATTAATGTCGTTGCCAATGAATATGGATTTTATTCTTTGTCATTGCCGGAAGGCAATTATACCCTGATCATTTCCAATCCTGGTTATAAAGATTTTGAACAGCAGATCAAAGTTGATCAGAATATAAAAATGGACCTTCCGCTTCTGCCACAGGAGCAGATTTCAAAATCTATTGATGAAGTGGTGATAACCGGCATTAAAAAGGATAAAAATTTAACCTCTGCCCAAATGGGAACAGAGACATTAAGCATTAAAAATATTGAAAAACTTCCTGTTTTATTCGGAGAAAAAGATGTGATGAAGACGATTCAGCTTTTACCGGGTATTAAAAGTAATGGTGAGGGAAGCAGCGGCTTCAGTGTAAGAGGTGGTGCCACCGATCAGAACCTGATCTTACTGGATGAAGCTCCTGTATATAATGCTTCTCATTTGCTTGGTTTCTTCAGCACGTTCAACAGTGATGCTTTAAAGGATGTCAGTATCATCAAGGGAAACAGCCCTGCCCAATACGGAGGGCGTCTTTCCTCTGTACTGGATGTAAAGATGAAAGACGGAAATAATCAGGATTATAACATCAATGGAGGAATCGGTCTTATCAGCAGCAGGCTAAGTGTGGAAGGTCCTATTCAAAAGGAAAAATCTTCTTTCATTGTTTCAGGGAGAAGAACGTATGCTGACTTGTTCTTAAAGACTTCCAATGATTATAAAGACAACAAATTATATTTTTATGACCTGAACCTGAAGGCCAATTACCAGCTCAATGAAAATAACCGCCTTTACCTGTCAGGATATTTCGGAAGGGACGTACTGGGATTGGGGAATACTTTCTCAACAGACTGGGGAAATACAACAGCCACTCTGAGATGGAACAGTATTATCAACAGTAAGTTGTTTTCCAACACTTCATTTATTTACAGCAACTACGATTACAAAGTCAGTCTGAAAAGTAATGACAATAATTTCGGTTTAAATTCAAAAATACAGGACTGGAACCTTAAGCAGGATTTCACATGGTTTGCAGGAAATAAACATTCCGTTCGTTTTGGTCTGCAATCTATTTATCATACGATTACACCAAGCAGCGCATCAGGAACCAGCGTGAGCAGTTTTCCTAGAAATACCAGAAAATCATGGGAAAATGCCCTGTATATTAATGATGATTTTAAAGCGACGGAAAAGCTGACCGTGAATTATGGAGCGAGGCTTTCAATGTTTAGTATTTTAGGTGGTGACACTTTCAACACCTATAACAACGGAGTTCTTACCGACAGCCGGTATATTGAAAAAGGAAAATTTGGAAAAACCTATGTGAATATTGAGCCGAGAATTACCGCCAACTACAGAATCAATGAAGTAAGCAGCATCAAAGCAGGATATTCCCGTAATACTCAAAACCTGCATCTTTTGAGCAACTCAAGCAGTGGAAACCCTACTGATCAGTGGATTGGCAGCAGCTTAACGGTAAAGCCTGAGATCGCCGACCAGGTGAGTCTGGGGTTCAGCAGAAATTTCAACAACAACAATTATGAGGTGAATGCTGAGGTCTATTATAAATCAATGCAAAATCAGATTGATTTCAAAAACGGAGCCCAGATTACCTTTGATACGGCTGCAGATGTAGAAAGTGAATTGCTTTTCGGGAAAGGAAGAGCCTACGGACTGGAACTTATTGCTAAAAAGAAAAGCGGAAAATTAACCGGCTGGATTTCTTATACCTTATCCAAAACTGAGCGAAAAATAAACGGAATTAATGATAACCAATGGTATAATGCAAGAATGGACAAAACCCATGATCTCTCTATTGTTGCTACTTATCAGCTGAATCCCAAATGGTCTTTCTCAGGATTATTTGTTTACAGTACAGGAAATGCTGTAACCTTCCCTACCGGAAAGTATCAGTTAAACGGACAAACTGTTTTCCAATACAGCACCCGAAATGCAGACAGGATGCCGGCTTACCACAGAATGGATCTAAGTGCTACCTACGAACCTTCTTCCAATAAGCGCTTCCGCGGATCATGGACTTTCGGAATTTACAATCTGTATGGCCGTGAAAATGCCTACACCATTACTTTCGAAGATAACCCGAACAATCCGGGAACTACACGTGCTATGCAGACTTCATTATTCCGTTGGGTACCAAACATCACTTACAATTTCAAATTTTAA
- a CDS encoding serine hydrolase — MKATARLYIAMTLGMAGNFTFGQYNVEITKEISRVESGLMPVTRFEGNPLWTLESRMKHYNIPGLSIAVIKNSKIIWSKAYGVADVESKTPVNTKTLFQAASMSKPVSAYAALKEVENGKINPDADVNSYLTSWKIPENSLTQEKKIGLYNILSHTAGFTVHGFGGYEAGKSLPTLIQVLKGEAPANSSPVVVDQLPGTSLRYSGGGYSVMQQMLIDIERKSFPAIMQEKVLGPLDMKNSTFAQPLPENQSQWAATAYTMGGERVKGKYHIYPEMAAAGLWTTAEDLSKFVIDIQNTLSNKSHRVISQKMAEKFTTSFIDPSVGLGIFLEKKGEQVYFSHNGWNEGFSSRFIGNKTNGDGIVVLINTNKPEFIEELIRSVALVYQWPDYVGPAFKTLPMTEEDFSNSVGRYQFNQYGLNRIYRKDGKLWLTINDLDGPMELLKVGKNTYASENWSFTSEIVKDPQTGKSEMVNLLPDKTIRSKNPRMSDEEKIPLEMILEGSFDQGLEAFRSAKRKNPDHYFLSEDYLNNAGYSLLGQNKLNQSIDIFRVNSLLYPDSQNVYDSLGEAYLKAGQKDKARYYYQKALEINPANADALRILKILQ, encoded by the coding sequence ATGAAAGCTACAGCTCGTTTATATATTGCCATGACCTTAGGAATGGCCGGAAATTTTACTTTCGGCCAGTATAATGTGGAAATAACCAAAGAAATTTCCCGGGTGGAATCAGGATTAATGCCCGTTACCCGTTTTGAAGGCAATCCCCTCTGGACCTTAGAGTCGCGGATGAAACATTATAATATTCCCGGATTAAGCATTGCTGTAATTAAAAACTCGAAAATAATCTGGAGTAAAGCGTATGGGGTGGCAGATGTAGAATCTAAAACTCCTGTAAACACAAAAACTTTGTTTCAGGCTGCCTCGATGAGCAAACCCGTGAGTGCCTACGCTGCACTAAAAGAAGTGGAGAACGGAAAAATAAATCCGGATGCTGATGTAAATTCTTATCTGACTTCCTGGAAGATTCCTGAAAACTCATTAACCCAAGAGAAAAAAATCGGGCTTTACAATATACTCAGCCATACTGCGGGCTTTACGGTACACGGATTTGGTGGTTATGAAGCAGGCAAATCACTTCCCACACTGATTCAGGTGCTGAAGGGAGAAGCTCCTGCCAATTCTTCTCCGGTTGTGGTTGACCAGCTTCCGGGAACTTCATTACGCTATTCCGGTGGTGGATATTCTGTGATGCAGCAGATGCTGATCGATATTGAAAGAAAAAGCTTTCCTGCCATCATGCAGGAAAAAGTGCTCGGACCTCTGGATATGAAAAACAGTACTTTTGCGCAACCTTTACCGGAAAATCAATCACAATGGGCAGCTACAGCCTATACTATGGGCGGAGAAAGAGTGAAGGGGAAGTATCATATCTATCCCGAAATGGCCGCAGCCGGATTATGGACGACCGCGGAAGATCTGTCTAAATTTGTAATTGATATTCAAAATACTTTAAGCAATAAAAGTCATAGAGTCATCAGTCAAAAAATGGCAGAAAAATTTACAACCTCTTTTATTGATCCGTCAGTAGGACTGGGTATTTTCCTGGAAAAAAAAGGAGAACAGGTTTATTTTAGTCATAACGGGTGGAATGAAGGCTTTTCCAGCAGATTTATTGGCAATAAGACCAACGGCGACGGAATTGTCGTTTTGATCAATACCAATAAACCTGAATTTATTGAAGAACTGATCAGGTCTGTAGCATTGGTCTACCAATGGCCGGATTACGTAGGGCCTGCCTTTAAGACATTACCCATGACGGAAGAAGATTTCAGCAACAGTGTAGGGAGATATCAGTTCAATCAGTATGGATTAAATAGAATTTACCGTAAAGATGGTAAACTTTGGTTGACAATTAATGATTTAGACGGACCCATGGAACTTTTGAAGGTTGGAAAAAATACATATGCTTCGGAAAACTGGAGTTTTACATCGGAAATTGTAAAAGATCCTCAAACCGGAAAATCTGAAATGGTCAATCTTTTACCGGACAAAACCATCCGGTCAAAAAACCCAAGGATGAGCGATGAAGAAAAAATACCTTTGGAAATGATTTTAGAAGGTAGTTTTGATCAGGGATTAGAAGCATTCCGTAGTGCAAAACGCAAAAATCCGGACCATTATTTTCTTTCGGAAGATTATCTGAACAATGCCGGGTATTCTTTACTTGGACAAAATAAACTGAACCAGTCGATAGATATTTTCAGAGTGAACAGCCTTTTATATCCGGATAGCCAGAATGTATATGACAGTTTAGGAGAAGCTTATCTGAAAGCAGGACAAAAGGATAAAGCCAGATATTATTATCAGAAAGCACTGGAGATCAATCCGGCCAATGCAGATGCCCTAAGGATTTTAAAAATATTACAATAA
- a CDS encoding SMI1/KNR4 family protein — MLLRIWTIEEIETEILKAKKGRQNFPRTLEFPFSERYKNIVTQIKSTEISSETIIYDSVEAANENKDFHWPDHWCFAENGQGDRWLLNGSNFVFFYNHDDDERLEPMYITFEQWLQMAFVIRQLDEYCNESETLEESVKQRFYEVLHTIHPRLSENFPFSVS, encoded by the coding sequence ATGTTGTTGAGAATATGGACGATTGAAGAAATTGAAACTGAAATTTTAAAAGCAAAAAAGGGAAGACAAAATTTTCCAAGAACCCTTGAATTCCCTTTTTCTGAACGCTATAAAAATATAGTAACCCAGATTAAAAGCACAGAAATTTCTTCTGAAACGATTATATATGATTCAGTGGAAGCTGCCAATGAAAATAAAGACTTTCATTGGCCGGATCATTGGTGTTTTGCAGAAAACGGGCAGGGTGACCGTTGGCTTTTGAATGGCAGTAACTTTGTGTTTTTTTATAACCACGATGATGATGAACGCTTAGAGCCTATGTACATCACTTTTGAACAATGGTTACAGATGGCCTTTGTTATCCGTCAGCTGGATGAATATTGTAATGAATCTGAAACTTTAGAAGAGTCTGTCAAACAAAGATTTTATGAAGTGTTACATACTATCCATCCTCGACTAAGTGAAAATTTTCCGTTTTCAGTATCATAA
- a CDS encoding SMI1/KNR4 family protein gives MNLEELEQKYNFKYPDLYKRLHNDNMLDWGESCPDWYLTALPTLKKKPPLLLFGNDIEIWKDQQFVEAAIQEMSEEDDYRNIHENYKFVPFAKNGAGDLYVFQYDLEDNGEVPVSFIPHDEEEGEVLAKNFQDFIFRQLLEAVTEIDEDSMFYEEEEEELKQNLFSQLKTHEPYLSSGQIEILHTIYQRDIFEYTYKVPNGHIFEAEGLVTFDEVDDIINREMAFDYQNKKFNYTTCWIS, from the coding sequence ATGAATTTAGAAGAACTGGAACAGAAATATAATTTTAAATATCCCGACCTCTACAAACGTCTGCATAATGATAATATGCTGGATTGGGGAGAATCCTGTCCGGATTGGTATCTGACCGCATTACCAACACTGAAGAAAAAACCACCTTTACTCTTATTCGGAAACGATATTGAAATCTGGAAGGATCAACAATTTGTTGAAGCCGCCATACAGGAGATGTCGGAGGAGGATGATTACAGAAACATTCATGAAAATTATAAATTTGTCCCGTTTGCCAAAAATGGAGCAGGGGATTTATATGTTTTTCAGTATGATTTGGAAGATAATGGTGAAGTGCCGGTAAGTTTTATTCCTCACGATGAAGAAGAAGGTGAGGTGCTGGCCAAGAACTTTCAGGATTTTATTTTTCGTCAGCTTCTGGAAGCTGTGACAGAAATTGATGAAGATTCTATGTTTTATGAAGAGGAAGAAGAAGAGCTGAAACAGAATTTATTCAGTCAGTTAAAAACTCACGAGCCTTACCTTAGTTCCGGACAGATAGAGATACTGCATACGATTTATCAGCGTGATATCTTCGAATATACTTACAAAGTTCCGAATGGACATATTTTCGAGGCAGAAGGATTGGTGACTTTTGATGAGGTGGACGATATTATAAACCGTGAAATGGCTTTTGATTATCAGAATAAGAAGTTTAATTATACGACATGCTGGATCAGTTAA
- a CDS encoding Crp/Fnr family transcriptional regulator — MLDQLRAHIEKIVPLDDQEFELMTAFFTYKKFKKHQFLTQEGEPVTYNYFVVKGLLKLVYTDDMGKEHIVAFAMEDWWETDFPAFYQQTKATMSLLAVEDTEVLCISLQDYKKLCAALPKIEHFFLEKAYMGFIAAQQRIISTMTTGIKERYEQLLQKYPSLIQRVPKTLLAAYLGVSRETLSRLSL; from the coding sequence ATGCTGGATCAGTTAAGAGCTCATATTGAAAAAATTGTTCCCCTGGACGATCAGGAGTTTGAACTCATGACTGCTTTTTTTACGTATAAAAAGTTTAAAAAACATCAGTTTTTAACACAGGAAGGAGAACCTGTAACCTACAATTATTTTGTGGTGAAAGGTCTTTTAAAGCTCGTCTATACAGATGATATGGGAAAAGAACATATTGTAGCCTTTGCGATGGAAGACTGGTGGGAAACAGATTTTCCGGCCTTTTATCAGCAAACCAAGGCAACAATGTCACTGCTGGCAGTAGAGGATACCGAAGTATTATGCATTTCTCTGCAGGATTATAAAAAATTGTGTGCAGCCCTTCCCAAAATTGAACATTTTTTCCTGGAGAAAGCATATATGGGATTTATTGCTGCGCAACAACGTATCATTTCAACGATGACGACGGGAATTAAAGAAAGATACGAACAGCTGCTTCAAAAATATCCTTCTTTAATTCAACGGGTTCCTAAAACCCTTCTTGCTGCTTACCTCGGAGTTTCAAGAGAAACATTGAGCCGTTTATCCCTGTAA
- a CDS encoding SDR family oxidoreductase — MNIQLFSKNALVGGATQGIGAGIAIELAKCGANVTVMSRNEAKLKNFTAELPVIHPEQKHKYLVVDFSDFDNYKKIIKEYFESHPVDILVNNTNGPEPGLATEKDVEDYQKAFDLLFKTVCETTLLALPHMMEQNNGRIINVSSLSVKEPINNLALSNSIRSAVMAWAKTLSNEVAKHNITVNNILTGYFDTDRIKKLVSNESQQTGTSEEDIRKARENKIPMKRLGKPEEYGHLVAFLASEYSSYLTGASIPLDGGLNNTY; from the coding sequence ATGAATATTCAACTTTTTTCAAAAAATGCGCTGGTAGGAGGAGCTACCCAGGGAATAGGTGCCGGAATTGCCATTGAGCTGGCAAAATGCGGAGCGAATGTTACCGTCATGTCCCGTAACGAAGCTAAGCTTAAGAACTTTACTGCTGAACTTCCCGTTATTCATCCGGAGCAGAAACACAAATACCTTGTGGTCGATTTTTCGGACTTTGACAACTATAAAAAAATTATAAAGGAGTACTTTGAAAGTCATCCGGTTGATATTCTGGTCAACAATACCAATGGCCCCGAACCTGGATTGGCAACAGAAAAAGATGTGGAGGATTATCAAAAAGCATTTGATCTTCTTTTTAAAACCGTGTGCGAAACTACTTTACTGGCCTTACCTCACATGATGGAACAGAATAACGGAAGAATTATCAACGTTTCTTCATTGTCAGTAAAAGAACCTATCAACAACCTGGCGTTGTCAAACTCCATCCGGTCAGCTGTAATGGCCTGGGCAAAAACTTTATCGAATGAAGTAGCAAAACATAATATTACCGTCAATAATATTTTAACCGGATATTTTGATACGGACCGCATCAAAAAATTAGTGAGTAATGAATCACAGCAGACAGGTACTTCCGAGGAAGATATCAGGAAAGCCAGAGAAAATAAAATTCCGATGAAGCGATTGGGAAAACCTGAAGAATACGGTCATCTGGTGGCCTTTCTGGCCTCAGAATATTCATCCTATCTTACAGGAGCAAGTATTCCGCTGGATGGTGGATTGAATAATACGTACTAA
- a CDS encoding hemerythrin domain-containing protein translates to MKRNENIVLLSRDHHFGLLCSWKIRQGIRNKVKPDRIKNYIVYFWKNHLEEHFREEEQILFPYLKDEYSSRIQSEHTQLKVLVSQIESSEDLNLFSDFADLLDQHIRFEERHWFPHLEEKLSHETLSRIGKELSHIHTEETDTYDDEFWK, encoded by the coding sequence ATGAAACGCAACGAAAATATAGTCCTGCTTTCCCGTGATCACCACTTCGGGTTGCTTTGCAGCTGGAAAATCAGGCAGGGAATCAGGAACAAAGTAAAACCGGACAGGATTAAAAATTATATCGTTTACTTTTGGAAAAACCATCTGGAAGAGCATTTCAGGGAGGAAGAGCAAATTCTCTTTCCCTATCTGAAAGACGAATACTCTTCCCGGATCCAATCGGAACATACCCAACTGAAAGTATTGGTTTCTCAGATTGAAAGCTCGGAAGACCTGAACCTCTTTTCAGATTTTGCAGATCTTCTTGATCAGCACATCCGTTTTGAAGAACGCCATTGGTTTCCTCATTTGGAGGAAAAACTAAGTCATGAAACTTTAAGCAGGATCGGAAAAGAGCTCAGCCACATTCATACCGAAGAAACGGATACTTATGATGATGAATTCTGGAAATGA
- the ric gene encoding iron-sulfur cluster repair di-iron protein: MNTKTDFIGNMVAEDFRSAAIFKKHGIDFCCKGGRTIEEACHNKKTDPEKIYEELEALPKNEGSFIDFNSWPLDLLTDYIEKTHHRYVEEKTSVLQAFLDKLCKVHGGRHPELFEVKNLFDESARDLAAHMKKEELILFPFIKNMVTAKISGQPLPHPVFGTVENPVHMMEHDHTVEGDRFRKIAEITNEYLPPADACNTYKVAFAMLQDFENDLHKHIHLENNILFPKAIRLEKELAVES, from the coding sequence ATGAACACAAAAACAGACTTTATCGGAAATATGGTAGCTGAAGATTTCAGATCCGCTGCTATTTTTAAGAAACATGGTATAGATTTCTGCTGTAAAGGCGGAAGAACAATAGAAGAGGCATGCCACAACAAAAAAACCGATCCTGAAAAAATCTATGAAGAACTGGAAGCCCTTCCGAAAAACGAAGGCTCTTTCATAGACTTCAACAGCTGGCCGCTGGATCTGCTGACAGATTATATCGAGAAAACACATCACCGTTATGTGGAAGAAAAAACCTCTGTTTTACAGGCTTTTCTGGATAAATTGTGTAAAGTTCACGGAGGCAGGCATCCTGAATTATTTGAAGTTAAAAATTTATTTGATGAATCTGCCCGTGATCTGGCTGCCCATATGAAAAAAGAAGAACTCATCCTGTTTCCTTTCATTAAAAATATGGTGACGGCAAAAATATCAGGACAACCCTTGCCGCATCCGGTTTTCGGAACAGTGGAAAATCCGGTTCATATGATGGAACATGATCATACCGTAGAAGGAGACCGCTTCAGAAAAATTGCAGAAATCACCAATGAATATCTTCCTCCTGCAGACGCCTGCAACACCTACAAAGTTGCTTTTGCCATGCTTCAGGATTTTGAAAATGACCTTCACAAACACATTCATCTTGAGAATAATATCCTGTTCCCAAAAGCGATCCGACTGGAAAAAGAATTGGCTGTTGAATCCTAA
- a CDS encoding c-type cytochrome, with product MKTQLINTAMILGVLTMALSCSGKNETTPIPIPLPSTEQPVKQPAPLLEPIVTTNASNDPGFKLIEGADCLACHKIDSKLIGPSYQDVASKYTKADIERLAQKIIEGGKGNWGDIPMTPHEGLSKDDAQQMVKYILSLKK from the coding sequence ATGAAAACACAACTTATAAATACAGCAATGATATTGGGAGTATTGACGATGGCTTTATCATGTTCCGGCAAAAATGAAACAACACCTATTCCCATCCCGCTACCTTCTACAGAGCAACCTGTCAAACAACCCGCTCCTCTTCTTGAGCCTATTGTTACGACAAATGCTTCTAATGATCCGGGTTTCAAGCTCATCGAAGGAGCCGACTGTCTTGCCTGTCATAAAATAGATTCCAAATTAATCGGACCTTCTTATCAGGATGTAGCTTCAAAATATACAAAGGCAGATATTGAACGGCTGGCACAAAAAATTATTGAAGGAGGAAAAGGAAATTGGGGTGATATTCCCATGACTCCTCACGAAGGATTAAGTAAAGACGATGCTCAACAAATGGTAAAATATATTCTTTCACTTAAAAAGTAA